A window of Cryptomeria japonica chromosome 3, Sugi_1.0, whole genome shotgun sequence contains these coding sequences:
- the LOC131041793 gene encoding protein TIC 55, chloroplastic gives MTVGILDPMAAQASLTRTHLLYSSISVKKAAFSSVDERKRTHFRHNWPKCNNPCNSIKWNSTRARALTDMTIGSIKWNSTRARALTDMTIGSVESEKHDRGDILIKEEQNLEDRVDYNWETEWYPLYLAAEVPKDAPLGLTVFHKQIVLFEDGNGALHCFEDRCPHRLAKLSEGQVMDGRLECLYHGWQFEGDGKCVKIPQLPSGATIPRAACVKSYEVKVSQGVVWVWMANRSTADPKKIPWFEHYARHGFFDISSVHELPYDHSILLENLMDPAHIPISHDRTDLSAKRENAQALAFKVTERTARGFAGQWGEATSDNFQNKLRFEAPCVLRNDKEYTDKEGNKQYFSALFLCRSAGQGKSMLIVRFGGTQNRAELKWIPMWVIHQTSNKVFEQDMGFLSSQNEVLLREKVPTRDLYLSLKSCDTWVTEYRKWLDRVGHGMPYYFGHQTFSLPRSPALLEAAPAGLVAANAASAPTKGGLGTVHSPDPTNRYFRHVIHCKECRLALKGFQKWKTTFLALGCLSCGMAILLSLTRWRLLFLVSAFLSLVGFYVCSRGVNWITTNFVRLHRT, from the exons ATGACAGTGGGTATTTTGGATCCCATGGCTGCTCAGGCTTCCCTGACAAGAACCCACTTGTTGTATTCATCTATTTCAGTGAAGAAGGCGGCTTTCAGCTCTGTCGACGAAAGAAAACGAACACATTTCAGACACAACTGGCCAAAATGTAATAATCCTTGCAACAGTATTAAATGGAACAGTACTAGAGCCAGGGCATTAACTGACATGACCATTGGGAGTATTAAATGGAACAGTACTAGAGCCAGGGCATTAACTGACATGACCATTGGGAGTGTGGAGAGTGAAAAACATGATAGGGGTGATATTTTGATCAAGGAGGAGCAAAACCTAGAAGATAGGGTTGATTACAATTGGGAGACTGAGTGGTATCCATTGTATCTTGCAGCAGAGGTGCCTAAAGATGCCCCTTTGGGCCTCACAGTTTTCCATAAGCAAATAGTCTTGTTTGAAGATGGCAATGGTGCACTCCACTGTTTTGAGGATCGATGTCCCCACAG GTTAGCAAAATTGTCAGAAGGTCAAGTGATGGATGGCAGACTAGAATGCCTTTACCACGGTTGGCAATTTGAGGGTGATGGTAAATGTGTGAAGATCCCTCAG CTTCCCTCTGGAGCAACAATTCCAAGAGCTGCCTGTGTCAAATCTTACGAAGTGAAAGTTTCTCAAGGTGTGGTCTGGGTATGGATGGCAAACAGAAGCACTGCAGACCCGAAAAAGATTCCATGGTTTGAACACTATGCCAGGCATGGATTTTTTGACATCTCTTCAGTACACGAACTTCCTTATGACCATTCCATTCTTCTTGAGAATCTTATGGATCCTGCCCACATACCAATTTCACATGATAGAACAGACTTATCtgcaaagagggagaatgctcaggCCCTCGCGTTTAAGGTAACAGAACGTACAGCCAGGGGATTTGCAGGCCAGTGGGGTGAGGCAACCAGTGacaattttcaaaacaaattaaggTTTGAGGCTCCATGTGTCCTCAGGAATGATAAGGAGTACACTGACAAAGAAGGCAATAAGCAATATTTTAGTGCTTTGTTTCTATGTAGATCTGCAGGGCAGGGCAAATCCATGCTAATTGTTAGATTTGGTGGGACACAAAACAGAGCCGAACTGAAATGGATACCCATGTGGGTCATCCATCAGACATCTAACAAGGTATTTGAGCAGGACATGGGCTTTCTCTCTTCACAAAATGAGGTTTTGTTGAGGGAAAAAGTTCCTACCAGGGACTTGTATCTTAGTCTGAAGTCCTGTGACACATGGGTAACTGAGTACAGAAAATGGTTAGACAGAGTTGGTCATGGGATGCCCTATTACTTTGGCCACCAGACTTTCAGTCTGCCTCGGAGTCCTGCATTGCTAGAAGCAGCACCAGCGGGCCTTGTGGCAGCCAATGCAGCCTCAGCTCCAACAAAAGGAGGACTTGGAACCGTCCATAGTCCAGACCCAACAAATCGCTATTTCAGGCATGTCATTCATTGCAAGGAATGCAGATTAGCATTGAAAGGTTTCCAGAAATGGAAAACAACTTTCTTGGCTTTAGGGTGTTTGTCTTGTGGCATGGCAATTCTGCTGTCCCTTACCAGATGGAGACTGTTGTTTCTTGTCTCTGCCTTCTTATCTTTAGTTGGGTTTTATGTATGCTCTCGTGGGGTTAACTGGATCACCACAAACTTTGTAAGATTGCATAGGACATAG